In Enterobacter sp. 638, a single window of DNA contains:
- a CDS encoding YebV family protein gives MTKTNVRIGAFEIDDAELQGDNQGDRTLTIPCKSDPDLCMQLDAWDADTSVPAILDGEHSVLYREHYDQQSDAWVMRLA, from the coding sequence ATGACGAAAACCAACGTGCGTATCGGCGCATTTGAAATCGACGATGCCGAGTTGCAAGGCGATAACCAAGGCGATCGAACGTTAACCATTCCGTGTAAATCCGATCCGGATTTATGTATGCAGCTTGATGCCTGGGATGCGGACACCAGTGTCCCAGCAATCCTTGATGGCGAACATTCCGTTCTCTACCGTGAGCACTACGATCAACAGTCCGATGCCTGGGTCATGCGTCTTGCCTGA
- a CDS encoding YebW family protein, which translates to MFALVLFVCYLDGGCDDIVIDVYNTEWQCVASKKEQRIRHGGCYPVEDFIDGFWSPAQEYSDF; encoded by the coding sequence ATGTTTGCACTGGTACTTTTTGTTTGTTACCTGGACGGCGGCTGTGATGACATCGTTATCGATGTTTACAACACCGAATGGCAGTGCGTGGCGTCGAAGAAAGAACAGCGAATCCGCCATGGCGGTTGCTACCCTGTCGAAGATTTTATTGACGGATTCTGGTCACCCGCACAGGAATACAGCGACTTTTAA
- the pphA gene encoding protein-serine/threonine phosphatase — MYQLFDGKKWRHIWVVSDIHGCYQRLIDELKQRGFNPSKDLLISVGDLIDRGPDSVKCLQLTQEKWFHAVRGNHEQMALDALENNDFALWTINGGIWFSRLTSSQKLKVIILLKACRELPHIIEITCESGRNVIAHADYPSSAYLRDKPVNLHRVLWNRERLTRLLNGEGEGISGADHFWFGHTPLDKRSDFHNLHYIDTGAVFGGALTLAQLQ; from the coding sequence ATGTATCAATTATTCGATGGCAAAAAATGGCGGCATATCTGGGTAGTAAGCGACATTCACGGTTGCTACCAGCGGCTGATTGATGAATTAAAACAGCGCGGTTTTAATCCGAGTAAGGATTTGCTTATTTCCGTCGGTGACCTTATCGATCGCGGGCCGGATAGCGTCAAATGCCTGCAACTGACACAGGAAAAATGGTTCCATGCGGTGCGGGGCAATCATGAACAAATGGCGCTGGATGCCCTCGAAAATAATGATTTTGCACTCTGGACGATAAATGGAGGTATATGGTTTTCTCGCCTGACGTCTTCGCAAAAATTAAAAGTAATAATATTACTCAAGGCGTGCCGGGAATTACCGCATATTATTGAAATAACCTGTGAAAGTGGCCGAAATGTTATTGCTCATGCCGATTACCCCTCTTCGGCTTACCTTCGCGATAAACCAGTCAATCTCCATCGCGTGTTGTGGAATCGAGAGCGGTTGACCCGTTTACTGAACGGAGAGGGGGAAGGGATTTCTGGCGCTGACCATTTCTGGTTTGGCCATACTCCACTCGACAAACGCAGCGACTTTCACAACCTGCACTATATCGATACGGGCGCTGTGTTCGGTGGAGCGTTGACGCTGGCTCAATTACAGTAA
- a CDS encoding VirK/YbjX family protein — protein MSNTSLQIDVPEAQPVNIISSLINGQLIPGAIWRKRDYRLKFFLRSLLFWSSTNHMLTALSRRADFDKLLAAQITLPSKTHRQYLTRGIGAKQRAEAVIHHYEWLDALPDANLKNALTHQIAQPVVHFQAKDDVGYTVFASTASKAEREGESTLWLRDNEDTLLASLTFSVVPEGDHSALVIGGLQGPRRGVTRDAIKKATRACHGLFPKRVLMEVIFNLVAQSDIKAIYGVSDEGHVFRALRYRLSKGRHFHASYDEFWASIDGNKISSFRWALPLAMERKSLESIASKKRAEYRRRFGLLDEIAESVKARF, from the coding sequence GTGTCAAACACCAGCCTGCAAATCGATGTGCCTGAAGCACAACCCGTTAATATTATTTCATCGCTGATCAATGGCCAGCTTATCCCTGGCGCAATCTGGCGCAAGCGTGACTATCGTCTAAAGTTCTTCCTGCGCTCATTGCTGTTCTGGTCTTCGACTAACCACATGTTGACTGCGCTGTCGCGACGGGCTGATTTTGACAAGCTGCTGGCTGCACAGATCACGTTGCCGAGTAAAACGCATCGGCAATATCTGACACGAGGAATCGGCGCTAAACAGCGTGCCGAGGCGGTCATTCACCACTATGAATGGCTGGATGCTTTACCTGATGCCAACTTGAAAAACGCCCTTACCCATCAAATTGCGCAGCCCGTTGTGCACTTTCAGGCAAAAGATGACGTTGGCTATACCGTATTTGCGTCAACCGCAAGCAAAGCGGAGCGCGAAGGCGAGAGCACGCTTTGGCTGCGCGACAATGAAGACACTCTGCTGGCGAGCCTGACATTCAGCGTCGTGCCTGAAGGCGATCATTCAGCACTGGTTATCGGTGGACTTCAGGGACCGCGCAGAGGCGTGACGCGTGACGCAATCAAAAAAGCCACCCGAGCTTGCCACGGCCTGTTCCCGAAACGCGTGCTGATGGAAGTCATTTTTAATCTCGTAGCTCAAAGTGATATTAAAGCTATTTACGGCGTCAGTGATGAGGGCCACGTGTTCCGCGCCCTGCGCTATCGCCTGAGCAAAGGCCGTCACTTCCATGCCAGCTATGATGAATTCTGGGCTTCTATCGACGGTAACAAAATCTCATCGTTCCGCTGGGCGTTGCCGTTAGCAATGGAGCGTAAATCGCTTGAAAGTATCGCCAGCAAAAAGCGCGCGGAATACCGCCGTCGCTTTGGCTTACTGGATGAGATTGCGGAGTCCGTTAAAGCACGGTTTTAA
- a CDS encoding YebY family protein, whose translation MKKTVLSLLLLACAGSAVAAPQVITVSRFEVGKEKWAFNREEVMLTCRPGHALYAINPSTLVQYPLNDVAEKQVANGQSKGQPISVIQIDDPANPSQKMSLAPFIERADKLC comes from the coding sequence ATGAAAAAAACAGTGCTTTCTCTTTTATTGCTGGCTTGCGCCGGTTCCGCGGTTGCTGCCCCACAGGTGATTACCGTGAGTCGCTTCGAGGTGGGTAAAGAAAAATGGGCTTTCAATCGGGAAGAGGTCATGCTCACCTGCCGTCCAGGACACGCCCTGTACGCGATTAACCCCAGTACGCTGGTGCAATATCCACTGAACGATGTGGCAGAAAAGCAGGTCGCTAACGGTCAAAGCAAGGGACAGCCGATCAGCGTTATTCAGATTGATGACCCGGCAAACCCGAGCCAGAAGATGAGTCTTGCGCCTTTTATCGAGCGCGCCGATAAGCTCTGTTAG
- the copD gene encoding copper homeostasis membrane protein CopD: MLAFSYVALRFVHFAALILIFGNALYSAWLAPSSLQRLMTRRFKRQQKIAAILSLGSAVLMLATQGGLMGEGWADVLRPEVWMAVASTQFGSVWLWQIVFAVLTACAAWIAPTKSARLILMLAASQFVLLAGVGHAAMRDGAEGVLQRVNHAIHLLCAAIWVGALLPLIFCLRLTKGRWRNAAIYTMMRFSRVGHYAVAGLILSGIANMLLIIGITVPWRTEYGQMLLFKCALVALMVAIALVNRYVLVPRFRPDAGREQQFFIWMTQAEVVLGALVLAIVSLFATWEPF, encoded by the coding sequence ATGCTGGCATTCAGCTACGTCGCCCTGCGCTTTGTGCACTTTGCCGCGCTGATACTTATTTTCGGTAACGCGTTGTACAGCGCGTGGCTGGCGCCTTCCTCGTTGCAACGCCTGATGACGCGCCGCTTTAAGCGACAGCAAAAAATCGCTGCCATCCTGAGCCTGGGATCCGCGGTGCTGATGCTGGCGACGCAGGGCGGTTTAATGGGCGAGGGCTGGGCTGACGTTTTGCGTCCTGAAGTGTGGATGGCGGTTGCCAGCACCCAGTTTGGCAGCGTCTGGCTGTGGCAGATTGTTTTTGCAGTGCTGACCGCATGTGCGGCGTGGATCGCCCCAACCAAAAGTGCGCGGCTGATATTAATGTTGGCAGCCAGTCAGTTCGTTCTTCTGGCAGGTGTCGGACATGCGGCGATGCGTGACGGCGCCGAGGGCGTGTTACAACGCGTCAATCATGCGATTCATCTGCTTTGTGCTGCAATATGGGTTGGCGCGCTGCTGCCGCTCATTTTTTGTCTGCGCCTGACTAAGGGGCGCTGGCGCAATGCAGCCATTTATACCATGATGCGTTTTTCTCGAGTGGGTCACTATGCGGTGGCGGGTCTGATTTTATCCGGCATCGCTAACATGCTATTGATCATCGGGATAACTGTGCCATGGCGTACGGAATATGGGCAGATGCTTTTGTTCAAATGTGCGCTGGTGGCGCTAATGGTAGCCATTGCGCTGGTGAATCGGTATGTTCTGGTGCCACGATTCCGCCCTGATGCCGGGCGTGAGCAACAATTTTTTATCTGGATGACACAGGCTGAGGTTGTATTAGGGGCGCTGGTGCTGGCAATCGTCAGTCTTTTCGCCACCTGGGAGCCTTTCTGA
- the yobA gene encoding CopC domain-containing protein YobA, with product MVFTSSRAACALTFFLSVVAAPAALAHAHLKHQYPAADAQVAAAPQALTLNFSEGIEPKFSGITITGDKQQIVKVGAVKRAENDKTQLIAPLEQALTPGTYQVDWHVVSVDGHKTKGSYHFSVK from the coding sequence ATGGTATTTACCTCATCCCGCGCGGCTTGTGCACTGACTTTTTTCCTCTCCGTTGTGGCGGCTCCCGCAGCGCTGGCGCACGCGCATCTGAAACACCAATATCCTGCCGCTGACGCGCAAGTCGCCGCCGCGCCACAGGCGCTGACGTTGAATTTTTCGGAAGGCATCGAGCCAAAATTTAGCGGCATTACGATCACCGGCGATAAGCAGCAAATCGTAAAAGTCGGTGCGGTAAAACGGGCTGAAAATGATAAAACTCAGCTTATCGCGCCGCTTGAGCAAGCATTAACGCCGGGGACCTATCAGGTGGATTGGCATGTGGTGTCCGTTGACGGCCACAAAACCAAAGGCAGCTATCACTTCAGCGTGAAATAA
- a CDS encoding DNA polymerase III subunit theta, with protein MKINLATLPQDEMDKVNVDLAAAGVAFKERYNMPIIAEVVEREQPAHLRDWFRERLIAHRLTSVTLSRLPYEPKVK; from the coding sequence ATGAAGATTAATCTGGCGACCCTTCCTCAGGACGAGATGGATAAAGTAAACGTCGATCTGGCGGCTGCGGGTGTGGCCTTTAAAGAACGCTATAACATGCCTATCATTGCCGAAGTCGTTGAGCGCGAACAGCCCGCTCATCTGCGCGACTGGTTTCGCGAACGACTGATTGCGCATCGCCTTACCTCTGTGACGCTGTCGCGCTTACCTTACGAACCTAAAGTTAAGTAA
- a CDS encoding carbon-nitrogen hydrolase family protein: MSPWNVAAAQYDPGQQGIDAHVQDHLRFIDAAARQQCHLLVFPELSLTGPANDSGILAAPPSEHDLAPVVRAAHTLNITVIAGLTLDIKGTRQKGLALFSPKMARPLCYRQGTGACLSADDPHLLIVDSKTELPAIDPLAALFTSSQAISETRCRDSISRLQRFAHRYAIAVLMANAHGNSALWDASGQLIVRADKGELLLTGSWGKQGWQGDIIPLR, from the coding sequence ATGTCTCCATGGAATGTTGCCGCCGCCCAGTACGACCCAGGCCAACAGGGTATCGACGCCCACGTTCAAGACCACCTGCGTTTTATCGACGCAGCCGCCCGTCAACAGTGCCATTTACTGGTTTTCCCGGAACTCTCATTGACGGGCCCGGCAAATGACAGCGGTATTTTGGCCGCCCCGCCCAGTGAGCACGATTTGGCTCCCGTCGTTCGCGCCGCTCACACTCTCAACATTACGGTGATCGCCGGGTTAACGCTCGATATCAAGGGCACTCGCCAGAAAGGGCTTGCGCTGTTTTCCCCTAAAATGGCCAGACCGTTGTGCTATCGACAGGGCACCGGTGCGTGCCTGTCTGCAGACGATCCGCACCTGCTCATCGTCGACAGCAAAACAGAACTCCCCGCTATCGATCCTCTGGCTGCATTATTCACCAGCAGTCAGGCCATCAGTGAGACGCGTTGCCGCGATTCGATTAGCCGCCTGCAACGTTTCGCCCATAGATACGCTATCGCCGTCCTGATGGCGAATGCTCACGGGAACAGCGCGCTGTGGGATGCAAGTGGGCAATTAATTGTTCGCGCGGATAAAGGCGAACTCTTATTAACGGGTTCCTGGGGTAAGCAGGGTTGGCAAGGTGATATCATTCCATTACGCTAA
- the exoX gene encoding exodeoxyribonuclease X, producing MLRVIDTETCDLQGGIVEVASVDVINGQIVNPMSHLVRPDRPISPQAMAIHRITESMVADKPWIEEVIPNYYGSTWYVAHNASFDRRVLPEMPGEWICTMKLARRLWPGIKYSNMALYKSRKLNVKTPEGLHHHRALYDCYITAALLIDIMNNSGWTPDDMATITGRPALLTTFTFGKYRGKAVSEVADRDPGYLRWLYNNLDRMSPELRLTLRHYLDEA from the coding sequence ATGCTGCGTGTCATCGATACTGAAACCTGCGATCTGCAGGGCGGGATTGTCGAGGTCGCGTCTGTTGACGTCATCAACGGACAGATAGTTAACCCGATGAGCCATCTGGTTCGTCCCGATCGCCCTATCAGCCCTCAGGCGATGGCGATTCACCGCATAACAGAATCGATGGTGGCCGATAAACCGTGGATTGAAGAGGTGATTCCGAACTACTACGGCAGCACATGGTATGTCGCGCATAACGCGAGTTTTGATCGCCGCGTATTGCCTGAAATGCCCGGGGAATGGATCTGCACGATGAAGCTGGCGCGGCGCTTATGGCCGGGGATTAAATACAGCAATATGGCGTTGTATAAATCCCGCAAGCTGAACGTCAAAACGCCGGAAGGTCTCCATCACCACCGCGCGCTGTATGATTGCTATATTACGGCAGCGTTGCTCATTGATATCATGAATAACTCGGGATGGACGCCGGATGATATGGCGACCATCACCGGCCGCCCTGCGCTGTTGACGACCTTTACCTTTGGTAAATATCGCGGGAAAGCGGTGTCTGAAGTGGCCGATCGCGATCCGGGTTATTTGCGCTGGTTATACAACAACCTCGACCGCATGAGCCCGGAGCTGCGCCTGACGCTGCGCCATTATCTGGACGAGGCCTGA
- the ptrB gene encoding oligopeptidase B, protein MLPKARRIPKALTVHGDTRIDNYYWLRDDSRSQPEVLDYLHQENDYGRQVMSSQQALQDHLLAEMVAREPQRDISAPWTRNGYRYRHIYESGNEYAIYQRQSVLSAEWDDWEILLDANQRAAHSEFYTLGGMGISPDNTIMALAEDYLSRRQYGLRFRNLETGNWYPEMLDNVSSAFVWANDSETVYYIKKHALTLLPYQVWRHTVGTSSDNDELVYEEKDETFYVSLHKTTSKHYVIISLGSATTTEVLLLDAELPDAQPLCFLPRRKDHEYSLDHFQHSFYLRSNREGKNFGLYKTKVRDERKWEVLIPARDQVMLEGFTLFTDWLVVEERQRGLTSIRQINRKTREVVGIAFDDPAYVTWIGHNPEPESSRLRYGYSSMTTPDTLFELDMDTGQRKVIKQAEVTGFDASHYRSEHLWVTARDGVEVPVSLVYHKDHFRKGKNPLLVYGYGSYGSSMDADFSSSRLSLLDRGFVYAIAHIRGGGELGHYWYEDGKFLKKKNTFNDYLDVCDDLIAKGYGDPDLCFGMGGSAGGMLMGAVINQRPERFKGIVAQVPFVDVVTTMLDESIPLTTGEFEEWGNPQDETYYRYMKEYSPYDNVEPKAYPHMLVTTGLHDSQVQYWEPAKWVAKLRELKTDDNLLLLCTDMDSGHGGKSGRFKSYEGVALEFAFIIGLAQGTLQGHSADQASSR, encoded by the coding sequence ATGCTGCCAAAAGCCCGACGCATTCCAAAAGCGCTCACCGTTCACGGTGACACGCGCATCGATAATTACTACTGGCTGCGGGACGATTCACGCTCGCAGCCAGAGGTGCTTGACTACCTTCACCAGGAAAATGACTATGGCCGTCAGGTCATGTCTTCTCAGCAGGCGTTGCAGGATCACCTGTTGGCGGAAATGGTCGCGCGCGAACCGCAGCGCGATATCTCTGCGCCCTGGACCCGAAACGGTTACCGCTATCGCCACATCTACGAATCGGGCAACGAATACGCCATCTATCAGCGCCAGTCGGTATTAAGCGCCGAGTGGGACGACTGGGAAATACTGCTTGATGCCAATCAGCGTGCCGCACACAGCGAATTCTACACGCTCGGTGGGATGGGCATTTCGCCTGACAACACCATTATGGCGCTGGCCGAGGATTATCTTTCGCGGCGGCAGTATGGTCTGCGATTTCGCAATCTGGAGACCGGAAACTGGTATCCGGAAATGCTCGATAACGTCTCGTCTGCTTTCGTCTGGGCGAACGATTCAGAAACGGTCTATTACATTAAAAAGCATGCGCTGACGTTACTGCCTTATCAGGTGTGGCGCCACACGGTGGGTACTTCGTCGGATAACGACGAGCTGGTGTATGAAGAAAAAGACGAGACGTTTTACGTCAGCCTGCATAAAACCACCTCAAAGCACTATGTGATTATCTCGCTGGGCAGTGCGACTACCACGGAAGTGCTGCTGCTGGACGCCGAACTGCCGGATGCCCAGCCGCTCTGTTTTTTGCCGCGTCGAAAAGACCATGAATACAGTCTCGATCACTTCCAGCACTCTTTTTATCTGCGCTCTAACCGTGAAGGCAAAAACTTCGGCCTGTATAAAACCAAAGTGCGTGATGAACGCAAATGGGAAGTGCTGATCCCGGCTCGCGATCAGGTCATGCTGGAAGGATTTACCCTGTTCACCGACTGGCTGGTGGTGGAAGAGCGCCAGCGCGGGCTGACCAGTATTCGTCAAATTAACCGTAAAACGCGTGAAGTCGTGGGTATTGCCTTTGACGATCCGGCCTACGTGACGTGGATTGGTCATAATCCCGAACCGGAATCTTCGCGGCTACGCTACGGCTATTCCTCAATGACCACACCGGATACGCTATTTGAACTGGATATGGATACCGGACAGCGGAAGGTGATCAAACAGGCGGAAGTCACCGGCTTTGACGCCAGCCATTACCGTAGCGAACACCTGTGGGTGACGGCTCGGGACGGCGTAGAAGTGCCGGTATCATTGGTCTATCACAAAGATCATTTCCGCAAAGGCAAAAATCCGCTGCTGGTTTACGGCTACGGCTCGTACGGGTCCAGTATGGATGCGGATTTCAGTAGCAGCCGACTGAGCCTGCTCGACCGGGGATTTGTGTATGCGATTGCGCACATCCGCGGCGGCGGGGAGTTGGGACATTACTGGTATGAAGACGGCAAGTTCCTGAAGAAGAAAAATACCTTTAACGACTATCTCGACGTTTGCGACGATCTGATCGCGAAAGGCTACGGCGATCCTGACCTGTGCTTTGGTATGGGCGGCAGCGCAGGCGGAATGCTCATGGGAGCAGTCATCAACCAGCGCCCGGAACGATTCAAGGGCATTGTTGCGCAGGTGCCTTTCGTCGACGTGGTGACCACCATGCTGGATGAATCGATCCCCTTAACTACCGGTGAATTTGAGGAATGGGGTAATCCGCAGGATGAAACCTATTATCGCTACATGAAGGAATACAGCCCGTACGATAACGTGGAGCCCAAAGCCTATCCTCATATGCTGGTGACGACAGGCCTGCATGATTCTCAGGTGCAATACTGGGAGCCGGCAAAATGGGTGGCGAAACTGCGTGAATTAAAAACGGACGATAATTTACTGCTGCTTTGCACGGATATGGACTCCGGGCACGGCGGTAAATCTGGCCGCTTTAAATCGTATGAAGGGGTGGCGCTGGAATTTGCCTTTATCATTGGCCTTGCACAGGGGACGCTGCAAGGCCATTCAGCCGATCAGGCCTCGTCCAGATAA
- a CDS encoding tellurite resistance TerB family protein: protein MSGWLNQLQSMLGQKASSSGEQGLSKLLVPGALGGLAGLLVANKSSRKLLAKYGTGALLAGGGAIAGTVLWNKYKDKVRTAHQGEPQFGQHTSPIDVRTERLILALVFAAKSDGHIDDQERTAIEQQMQEAGVEEQGRALVAQAIEQPLDPARLAQSVKNEEEALELYFLSCAAIDIDHFMERSYLNALGDALKIPQDVREGIEKDIQAQKQALPG from the coding sequence ATGTCAGGCTGGTTAAATCAATTGCAGTCGATGTTAGGTCAAAAGGCGTCATCATCCGGCGAGCAGGGGCTGAGCAAGCTGCTGGTGCCGGGGGCACTGGGCGGTCTGGCTGGCTTATTGGTGGCGAATAAATCCTCGCGAAAGCTGTTGGCCAAGTACGGCACCGGCGCGCTGTTAGCCGGTGGAGGAGCCATCGCCGGAACGGTGCTCTGGAATAAGTACAAGGATAAAGTCCGAACGGCTCATCAAGGCGAACCCCAGTTTGGGCAACACACTTCGCCAATTGATGTGCGCACCGAGCGGTTAATTCTGGCGCTGGTCTTTGCTGCTAAAAGCGACGGACACATTGACGACCAGGAGCGCACCGCCATTGAACAGCAGATGCAGGAAGCGGGCGTGGAGGAGCAGGGCAGAGCGTTGGTAGCCCAGGCGATTGAACAACCGCTGGATCCCGCGCGTCTGGCGCAGAGTGTGAAGAATGAAGAAGAAGCGCTTGAGCTGTATTTCCTCAGCTGTGCGGCTATTGACATCGATCACTTTATGGAACGCAGCTATCTGAATGCGCTGGGCGACGCGCTCAAAATTCCGCAGGATGTTCGCGAAGGCATTGAAAAGGATATTCAGGCGCAAAAACAGGCATTGCCGGGCTAA
- the purT gene encoding formate-dependent phosphoribosylglycinamide formyltransferase: MTCLGTALRPAATRVMLLGSGELGKEVAIECQRLGIEVIAVDRYADAPAMHVAHRSYVINMLDGNALRALIERENPDYVVPEIEAIATDTLLSLEAEGQRIVPCARAAKLTMNREGIRRLAAEELAIPTSSYRFADGKADFLLAVEEIGYPCIIKPVMSSSGKGQSFIRDESALDKAWDYAQQGGRAGAGRVIVEGVVKFDFEITLLTVSAVDGVHFCDPIGHRQEDGDYRESWQPQKMSALALERAQEIARKVVIALGGFGLFGVELFVCGDDVIFSEVSPRPHDTGMVTLISQDLSEFALHVRAFLGLPVGGIRQYGPAASAVILPKLTSQNVMFDRVESAVGAGLQVRLFGKPEIDGSRRLGVTLAVADSVEEAVTRAKKASASVNVRG; this comes from the coding sequence ATGACTTGTTTAGGAACTGCGCTGCGTCCGGCAGCCACGCGCGTCATGCTGTTAGGTTCGGGCGAACTGGGAAAAGAAGTGGCGATTGAATGCCAGCGTCTGGGCATCGAAGTGATCGCTGTAGATCGTTATGCCGATGCCCCGGCCATGCACGTGGCACACCGGTCGTACGTTATCAATATGCTGGATGGCAATGCCCTTCGCGCACTGATCGAACGCGAAAATCCTGACTATGTCGTGCCGGAAATCGAAGCCATCGCGACCGATACCTTGCTGTCACTGGAAGCGGAAGGCCAGCGCATCGTGCCTTGCGCGCGCGCCGCGAAGCTGACCATGAACCGTGAAGGCATACGTCGTCTCGCGGCGGAAGAGTTGGCAATCCCGACGTCAAGCTACCGTTTCGCCGATGGCAAAGCCGATTTCCTGCTGGCCGTTGAAGAGATTGGTTACCCGTGCATCATTAAGCCGGTAATGAGTTCCTCGGGTAAAGGACAGAGCTTTATTCGCGATGAAAGCGCGCTGGATAAAGCCTGGGACTATGCCCAACAGGGTGGACGTGCGGGTGCCGGACGCGTCATCGTTGAGGGCGTGGTGAAATTTGATTTTGAAATCACCCTGCTCACAGTGAGCGCGGTTGACGGCGTGCATTTCTGCGACCCGATTGGGCATCGTCAGGAAGACGGCGATTACCGTGAATCCTGGCAGCCACAAAAAATGAGCGCTCTGGCGCTTGAGCGCGCACAGGAGATCGCCCGTAAAGTGGTCATCGCCCTGGGCGGTTTCGGCCTGTTTGGCGTTGAACTGTTTGTGTGTGGCGACGACGTCATTTTCAGCGAAGTGTCCCCTCGCCCGCACGATACCGGCATGGTCACGCTGATATCTCAGGATCTTTCAGAGTTTGCCCTGCATGTGCGCGCATTCCTGGGCTTGCCTGTGGGCGGAATTCGTCAGTATGGCCCTGCGGCCTCCGCCGTGATCCTCCCGAAACTCACCAGTCAAAATGTGATGTTTGATCGCGTAGAATCAGCTGTGGGGGCGGGTCTGCAAGTGCGTTTATTTGGCAAACCGGAAATCGACGGTTCGCGTCGTCTGGGTGTGACGTTAGCGGTAGCGGATAGCGTGGAAGAGGCCGTGACGAGAGCGAAAAAAGCCAGTGCGAGTGTGAACGTCAGAGGATAA
- the kdgA gene encoding bifunctional 4-hydroxy-2-oxoglutarate aldolase/2-dehydro-3-deoxy-phosphogluconate aldolase → MKNWKTSAEAILTTGPVVPVIVVNKLEHAVPMAKALVAGGVRVLEVTLRTPCAMDAIRAIAKEVPDAIIGAGTVLNPQQLAEVTEAGAQFAISPGLTEPLLKAATEGSIPLIPGISTVSELMLGMDYGLKEFKFFPAEANGGTKALQAIAGPFSQVRFCPTGGISPANYRDYLALKSVLCIGGSWLVPADALEAGDWDRITKLAREAVEGAKQ, encoded by the coding sequence ATGAAAAACTGGAAAACAAGTGCGGAAGCAATCCTGACAACGGGCCCTGTAGTGCCGGTTATCGTGGTGAATAAACTGGAGCACGCCGTTCCGATGGCGAAAGCGCTGGTTGCAGGTGGGGTTCGTGTTCTGGAAGTGACGCTGCGTACGCCATGTGCGATGGATGCAATCCGTGCCATTGCGAAAGAAGTACCTGATGCCATTATCGGTGCTGGTACCGTTCTGAATCCGCAGCAATTGGCTGAAGTGACTGAAGCAGGCGCACAGTTTGCCATCAGCCCTGGCCTGACTGAGCCACTGCTGAAAGCGGCAACCGAAGGTTCTATCCCGTTGATTCCAGGGATCAGCACGGTTTCCGAACTGATGCTGGGTATGGACTACGGTCTGAAAGAGTTCAAATTCTTCCCGGCTGAAGCGAATGGCGGCACTAAAGCGCTGCAAGCGATTGCAGGCCCATTCTCTCAGGTGCGTTTCTGCCCAACTGGTGGTATCTCACCAGCAAACTACCGCGACTACCTGGCGCTGAAAAGCGTGCTGTGTATCGGTGGTTCCTGGCTGGTTCCGGCGGATGCGCTGGAAGCGGGCGACTGGGATCGCATCACCAAACTGGCGCGCGAAGCAGTCGAAGGCGCGAAACAGTAA